A genomic segment from Candidatus Methylomirabilota bacterium encodes:
- the yidD gene encoding membrane protein insertion efficiency factor YidD, whose translation MSWGARLALAAVRGYQLVLRPLLPAACRFEPSCSEYARQALAEHGLTRGGWLAIRRLSRCHPFHAGGYDPPPRALTRPREERRD comes from the coding sequence ATGAGCTGGGGCGCCAGGCTCGCCCTCGCCGCCGTGCGTGGCTATCAGCTCGTATTGCGGCCGCTCCTGCCCGCCGCCTGTCGCTTCGAGCCCAGTTGCTCAGAGTACGCGCGACAGGCTCTCGCCGAGCATGGGCTGACCCGCGGAGGCTGGCTTGCCATCCGGAGACTCAGCCGCTGTCATCCTTTCCATGCGGGCGGCTATGATCCGCCGCCGCGCGCGCTCACTCGCCCGAGAGAGGAACGCCGAGACTAA
- the yidC gene encoding membrane protein insertase YidC, with protein sequence MEKRAIIAALLMAGLLIVYQTLFVHSPETPPPPAQKSEAPAPKGTPQPAAPQAGPVTPPVAQAAPSVPERTARVIGPLYRAAVGSHGGDLTAWDLLYRGEKPMIIPGRLGPRGVTVERQGQPPRVVDFSLSSDSIELGGAATGEMTLVGEDGFGLRITQTLRFRADGYQFDREIRVENRSRIPQTAELVLGWMAPVTWPKEITEKFQGQHPTRVVRSVNGSARREELAKTSDLVGEGLWIGLESEWYLSALVPRSPGFRLAEAKGNDVVQVALRTALPNLGPGESWEGRVLVYVGPKEYERLKALRVGLEKSVYFGGFPAPLEYGGLPMEWIAVPILWLLSWFYRYTHNYGVAIILLTVLTKVVFFPLTLKSMRSMKAMQALQPQINALRSKHKSDPQRVQRETMELYREQRVNPLGGCLPMIVQIPVFYALYVALSVSVEMQNAPFICFGRLFGMNLWICDLAAQDPTYVLPILMGISMLIQQKMTPTMGDPRQAKMMMLMPVVFTFMFLNLPSGLVLYWTLSNVLQIAQQLYMERGSSSQRPTGRAAKKA encoded by the coding sequence ATGGAGAAGCGCGCGATCATCGCGGCCCTGCTCATGGCCGGGCTGTTGATTGTGTACCAGACGCTATTTGTCCACTCGCCTGAGACTCCTCCCCCGCCCGCTCAGAAGTCGGAGGCGCCGGCGCCCAAAGGAACGCCCCAGCCGGCGGCTCCTCAGGCCGGCCCGGTGACGCCCCCCGTCGCGCAAGCGGCGCCCTCGGTACCCGAGCGTACGGCTCGGGTCATCGGACCGCTGTACCGCGCGGCGGTTGGGAGCCACGGTGGGGATCTCACCGCTTGGGATCTCCTCTATCGGGGCGAAAAGCCCATGATCATTCCCGGCCGGCTCGGTCCGCGCGGGGTCACCGTCGAGCGCCAAGGGCAGCCCCCGCGCGTCGTCGACTTTTCGTTGTCATCGGACAGCATCGAGCTCGGTGGCGCCGCCACGGGCGAGATGACCCTCGTGGGAGAGGACGGCTTCGGCCTCAGGATCACCCAGACGCTTCGCTTTCGGGCCGACGGCTATCAGTTCGACCGCGAGATCCGCGTCGAGAATCGCAGTCGGATCCCGCAGACCGCTGAGCTCGTCCTGGGCTGGATGGCGCCCGTGACGTGGCCCAAGGAGATCACCGAGAAATTTCAGGGCCAACACCCGACGCGCGTGGTGCGATCCGTGAACGGAAGCGCGCGTCGAGAGGAGCTGGCCAAGACCTCCGATCTCGTCGGCGAGGGCCTTTGGATAGGACTCGAGAGCGAGTGGTACCTCTCGGCCCTCGTGCCACGCAGTCCCGGATTCCGTCTCGCCGAAGCCAAGGGCAATGACGTGGTGCAGGTGGCGCTGCGTACCGCACTGCCGAACCTTGGGCCGGGGGAATCCTGGGAGGGGCGAGTCCTGGTCTATGTGGGGCCCAAGGAATACGAGAGGCTGAAGGCGCTCCGGGTGGGGCTCGAAAAGTCTGTCTATTTCGGGGGTTTCCCGGCGCCGCTAGAGTACGGCGGCCTCCCCATGGAATGGATCGCCGTGCCCATTCTCTGGCTCCTCAGCTGGTTCTATCGCTACACGCACAACTACGGTGTGGCCATCATTCTTCTGACCGTCCTGACCAAGGTGGTGTTCTTTCCGCTCACCCTCAAGAGCATGCGTTCCATGAAGGCCATGCAGGCGCTGCAGCCGCAGATCAATGCTCTCCGCTCCAAGCACAAGAGCGATCCGCAGCGAGTCCAGCGCGAGACGATGGAGCTCTATCGCGAACAACGGGTCAATCCGCTCGGCGGCTGCCTGCCGATGATCGTGCAGATCCCCGTCTTCTACGCTCTCTACGTGGCGCTCTCGGTCTCCGTGGAGATGCAAAATGCGCCCTTCATCTGCTTCGGACGATTGTTCGGCATGAACCTCTGGATCTGCGATCTGGCCGCGCAGGATCCCACATATGTGCTGCCGATCCTGATGGGCATCTCGATGCTGATTCAGCAGAAGATGACGCCGACCATGGGCGATCCGCGGCAAGCCAAGATGATGATGCTCATGCCCGTCGTCTTCACCTTCATGTTTCTCAATCTGCCTTCCGGCCTGGTGCTGTATTGGACCCTGTCCAATGTGCTCCAGATCGCCCAGCAGCTTTACATGGAGCGCGGAAGCTCGAGCCAGCGCCCGACCGGCCGGGCCGCCAAGAAGGCCTGA
- the rnpA gene encoding ribonuclease P protein component, protein MKAAVRAQGLSRDARLRHSNDIQSVFQHGRREERRAFVLLWRPGSGETRAAFAASRQIRGAVSRNRAKRRLREAYRRLETRPGKLDLVFVARASTLVVETGEIAREITQALAAVTRP, encoded by the coding sequence GTGAAGGCCGCCGTCCGGGCGCAAGGGCTCTCCCGGGACGCCCGTCTCCGACATTCCAACGATATCCAGTCGGTCTTCCAGCACGGCCGCCGTGAAGAGCGGCGAGCCTTCGTGCTGCTCTGGCGCCCGGGCTCGGGTGAGACGCGCGCGGCCTTTGCGGCGAGCCGCCAGATTCGTGGCGCGGTGAGCCGCAACCGAGCCAAGCGCCGGCTCCGCGAGGCGTATCGCCGGCTGGAGACGCGACCGGGGAAACTCGATCTGGTCTTCGTCGCTCGCGCTTCGACGCTCGTCGTGGAGACCGGTGAAATCGCGCGAGAGATAACGCAGGCCTTGGCGGCGGTGACCCGGCCATGA